The genomic interval atcatttaaagtcgaatttcggttatctcgaagtaaaagcTTGACCCCTTGGAATGTTCAATTGTATATGCATTTGTAGAACACTTAGGGCATAAAGGTCTTGCTGTTTATCTGTCATTGAACAAAACTACAGCTAGAccttaaaattttctagtttttattcTCTGTTCCCTGCTTAAACGTATTATATCTTTACAAAAATCCCAATTTCAGTCTTATGGCATTTGTGTATTGTTCAGTACTTTTTGGTGCGTTGTTTTACCCCTTGCTTTAGTCCAATAGTTTAATCCGTTGGGTTCCCGCATACgttcatgaaaaaataaacagtGTATATTATCCTTCCATTAAATCCGACTGAGAAtaaagatattgttttttttatgatttcgGGATTCCTGGTACCACCGATGTTCGGTAATTATGGATATTGTAGAAAAGATTTGAACGAAAGTACAGTAAGcatttatagtaaaatatttaatatcatttaGTTGATTTGACCGGTTCCAAAATTTATATGAATTCTGTGAGataacatgcaaataaaaacataccAGATAATATTTCTTATCAATGTTGATGTAATTACAATTGCAAAAGTTGCAATATTTTGAGTAACTTATTGTTACATATGTATGCATTCCTCATATTACAAAATATGacgctttttaaaaagataaaaatcaaGACTTTGATTCCcgatgttttatttttgtttgtaaacaattGCTTTTCTCTTGAATAGTATTTGTAAATTGAAGTAAAATAGAATACGTAACTTGCGTAGTTtacactgtatttttttttctctctaaaagcAGTTTCTGTGCGAGAATACATGTACAAGATACTTAAAAGTATGGGAGAAAAAatagctgtcactaatggtgacaaatgcccccgcaacaccttgacctttaacctggtgaccccaaagtcagtacgggtggtgtactcaataagtactatcagcatgtgaagtttcaaggtcctgggtgaagtggttcgcatgtaaagtgccttcatgcaaaatgttaacgttgacccctgtgaccttgacctctgatctggtgaacccaaagtcagtagggttgctGTACTCATAGTAGAGgtagtatactcaataagtactatcagcatgtgaagtttgaaggtcctgggtgcagtggttcgtgagtaaattTCCTCATttcgtgcaaaaagttaacgttgacccctgcgaccttgacctttgacctggtgatcccaaagtcagtagggatggtttactcaataagtactatcagcatgtgaagattgaaggtcctgggtgcaatggttcgcgagtaaaatgccttcatgcaaaaggttaacgttggcccctgtgaccttgacctttgacctggtgaccccaaagtcagtaacggtatgtgaagtttgaaggtccttggtgcaatggttcgcgagtaaagtgccttcatacaaaaagttaacgttggcctctgtgaccttgacctttaatctggtgaccccaaagtcagtagaggtagtatactcaataagtactatcagcatgtgaagtttgaaggtcctgggtgcagtagttcgcgagtaaactgccttcatgcaaaaagttaacgttgtgacgaacgaatgaactaactaactaactaactaactaacggacggacagttgaaaactaatatgcctcccttcgggggcataaaaaacatcaTGGCTTATAACAATGTGAAATGCCAAAATTGTAGCAGCGTAATTTATAGCCACATCATCAAAATCACAGTGAATAACATGACTTCAATAAAAGATGTCATCAAACGTGAGTTTGCGGATGTAATACAGTCAACATCTCCACCATATTTTGTAAAATAGGCGTGGTCTTGAGGTCCACAGGCAGCATAGCTATATCCAACCTGATATATGTTCCTTGCTTGTTCTGCTATGGAAGATATGCACGTGCTTGTGACTGTAACGTCTACACACGCTCTAAAGTCTTTTGAAGCCCTAAGTAAAATGACACCGGGTATTGAAATAAATAGCTATGTTTACATCTTGCAACACGACTTGAGTAAGCTGTGTTGCTTTAACATGTCAATATTGTTCTGCTAAAGTTGGTGTAAGAGGCTTGGCTTGGTGCAACagttgcacatttctttacctgTTATAAACAGACTCGATAAAACCGAGTATTACTTTTACTTGCTATTATTTACTTTGTGGAATTCAGTGAATGACAATGTTATTATTGCTTTAAATATTTACTACTCAGAATCAACATATAGAGGTATTTTCAACCCAAAAATGAGAGTTTAATCAGATATCAAAATATTCGgctataattttattcaacatgTTCAATACATCCAATGCAGCTGACACAAATGTAATGTTATTTTCATacatgtcaatattttaaacttgcCTAAACCGAGAAGTAGTAAGTCTGTTTGGCGTAAGAGACgccaaataattttaacaagCCTCCATTTTGACAGCTTTGTCAGTCAAACCAAAGACTAACTATATAAGCACTTCTTGGGAACTTCTGTCTTACAGTCACCTCTTACTTAGGTACTGCTAGAGAATTTCTATCTCAAATCAACTATCACATCTCAAATTCTGTATACCAGTGTAACCATCTCTTACTAAACTAGTACTACAGAAGAACCTCTTACTTACAGGCACTTACATATTATACCGTTTTAACCACTTCTCACTGCAACTACTACAGTACTGAAAGAGAACCTCTGTCTAAAATCACATCATATCAAGTATCAATATACCTGAACTAGTACAGGAGCTGTGCCCCATATAATAATGCTCATATCATTCTTTAACTGCAAGCACTATTAGGTCACATCTTTCTCAGTCACTATCATATATCCAATTATATAACTAAAAGTGTTTTAACTAGAGAACGATCTTTTTATACCACTATCATACATTACTTACCGGCATAGGCTTCTTTTAAATTCGGTGTAGTCCCCGCTCATAAGATGCACGCTAGCTTCTGTCCAAGCGCTGTTAAATTCATCTACACATGTCTGATTATTAACAGGACATAGGTTTAGAGGTGATATTATAcctattaacaaataaaaaagaagaacgCAGATATCTCAGAttataacaaacaaattaaaacatcCATGCACTTTGGTCATAATTCTACCAGATCTCACTGCTGCCTTCCAGCACTAGCAGTGTAAATTTGTAAAATGCTGTATTGGCTGGGTGTTGCTGTACTTGTCTTATCAGCGTCGGTATCAGTATGTTTGGTTTTAGGGAAAAAGAATGTTAGAAACATTTTGTCTCACTCGAATTTGGTACATAGAAATATCTAATTACAAGAACCGCTGAAGTAATGACACGAATGGACTTATAATTTCTCAGATTTTGGAATAACCAGTTCATTTATCATTCTACGACCAACAAATAACCTGTTTACAAGTGGAACACAATCTATCTCGGGCTATTCTGCAATTACCCACGCGCGTTCTGTCATCCGATCCTACGGCTttcatgatatattcttacagataagaactcaaaacacggggtATTCTAGTACGAtgaaccacgtttgggaacttattactTCTTAAATACCAAATGTTACGTATCATATTTATGGATTCTAATACTTACCTTGCCTGTTGTCACAAATCGCTCTGCCAACAACTTTAATGACTTTGGGGTCCATGTTGAAAAGTCTGTCCTCTTTGTAACAATCACCGATGGCACTTAAGTAGCACTTCAAGTTACACTCAGTACTGAAAACCACTCAGTTACTAATAGGTAAAATACTTAATATAACCACAGTGACAAGTGTTAAAATTGACGTACATATGCTCTGCAGTTAAGTAAGATTAGAATTGTGACGACTCTTGTGTTAAAACATTCTTGGTGTTAGTTGTTTCGTGTATAAAAAAAACAGTATCAACGATAAGATAAAGTTAATTTGGACACTGGAGCAAATGAACACTTAAGAAGTTGTAATGCAGATATATACATTAAGAGATAATCTCAAAGACATAACTTAAAATACACATGATGATAACATAAACGCTTACTTACTCTGAACAAACATGTTCCATGAGCCCACTTGACCCTGACGTCAAACTTGGTATCTTAAGACATTTTGAGACTCTTTGTGTCAAAGGTATTAAAAAGCAATTGCTGTTCTGATAATAGAAAAAAGAATAAAGTCgtttatttgaataaataaagAATAGAAATATCATTCAATTCattttccatattgaatttattaaacgactTGAATAAGATATTGAAATGTAAGGCACTGCCaagatcttttcatttttttcaatgaatttaataaaatcaatgtaGACAGACAAGcgtaatattcttttcatcacatgatagtattttcttattttccttacaTCAGAATTCTGTCTTCTTACAAAAAGAATGTAACCTTTATTAAGTACAAGTCATTTCAATTAACGCCTTCTGTACTTAAAACATCTAAACGTTATTATGCGAAAGTAATGCAAAAACGTGGCTAGACTTCAAGTCAGTCCCATAACACTTCCAACATTTGAGAAAATACAGCAAGAAAAACACTTCATGCAATGAATTTTAATTTGCATAGGTGCGAAACACATTTTTATCCTACATGTTAGTATTTTCATATGCTAATTTTTTATGATTGCAgtttaatacatatataaatgatAGTATGTAATGTATCCGTTTGACGTGTAATCATTATCAGCATTTTGAACTTCAAGAAAGTCTTTTCAAGATATTAAAGATTTCTTATAATTGCAGTTATACTAAATGTATTCCGTTACCTGACATAGGACATTTAGTGACACTTGGCATGTTTTTAAAGCAAACAAACATGTCTTTGTTGGTAATTCTGTTTTGAATGATGTTCTCATAACAATAAGCAATTATGTTTTTTTGCGATATGGTAAATTAATTTGCTATCGTTCTTCAAATATACTATCAAATACTCAGCTATTCTTCTTGTATCAGATGTTTCAGTAATTTGCTACTATCTCTGCATGATCTGCAATCATTGTTCTTTTATTAAGCCAAATGATCAGCAATCATGCTCTTTACTGTCCTGAAAGGCTTTCCGGTCGATATTCAAAAATATAGCCCGAGGTCCGACCAGTAGAGTTTAAAGAGCTTCGACCATTTACTGGGGAACCATTCAATAAGTCTTGTATCGTCTGACTTCATGAAATAGTTAAATAATCAGAAATAATTTCTGCTTTATATGAATATACTTACTATTGCTGGATTAGGACAAGGTGTATCTTTGTCTGCCTAGGTTTTGAAAAATTGATGATCTTGCGCAATACCACACTCTGACCAAGAATATTTGACCGTTTCAATCCCTTTACCCAACTCCTCTAGCTCAGTGGTACAATCTGGTCGAACAGGGGCCGTTGATATGCAGTTCAGTGTATCCCTTGCAAACCTGAAGCAAGAATTT from Mercenaria mercenaria strain notata chromosome 2, MADL_Memer_1, whole genome shotgun sequence carries:
- the LOC128555347 gene encoding uncharacterized protein LOC128555347, with product MEHVCSDTECNLKCYLSAIGDCYKEDRLFNMDPKVIKVVGRAICDNRQGIISPLNLCPVNNQTCVDEFNSAWTEASVHLMSGDYTEFKRSLCRASKDFRACVDVTVTSTCISSIAEQARNIYQVGYSYAACGPQDHAYFTKYGGDVDCITSANSRLMTSFIEVMLFTVILMMWL